Proteins encoded together in one Salarchaeum sp. JOR-1 window:
- a CDS encoding DUF3644 domain-containing protein gives MTDYEGYKSTATDSFRIAVELFNRPFENGRTEGVLILLDHSFEMLLKAAILRRGGEIRADDGSGQTISLEKCVKRCRDGTRDNQRIQFLSKSEAAAIFSLNNLRDYAQHDQVDVREQQLYLQSRQCTDIFEMILTRVFNESLSQYLPDRVLPLSTTVPTDIASVIDQEIDEIQELMDEGATDEARNKLKALDSVERGLADDGDTPDHSELTTKLEAVDDDQDLEDIFPSTFAALTDGVDSGGGVRINLGSDDPGLPAQYVPEDEIDEDDDVYLFTEKNIHGRYPFNPMQFKKQVNSELSEDCDWKGELSLPRLKSILVEMGLWEQEKFHQSELPLGAGDTRPGYSPSCVDSVVEAIEAGEIVVEDAWEANKAEFGY, from the coding sequence ATGACCGACTACGAGGGATATAAATCTACTGCCACAGACTCATTTCGCATAGCTGTTGAGTTATTCAACCGCCCTTTCGAGAATGGCCGTACGGAAGGGGTATTGATATTACTTGACCACAGTTTTGAGATGCTGTTGAAGGCAGCAATTCTCCGTAGAGGAGGTGAAATTCGTGCAGACGATGGATCGGGCCAAACAATATCCTTGGAAAAATGTGTGAAGCGGTGTCGGGATGGAACGCGTGACAACCAGCGAATCCAGTTCCTCTCCAAATCTGAAGCTGCTGCCATATTCTCGCTCAACAATCTCAGGGATTACGCACAACATGACCAAGTTGATGTTAGGGAACAGCAGCTCTATCTCCAGTCTAGACAATGTACGGACATCTTTGAGATGATCTTGACCCGGGTATTCAATGAGTCGCTATCACAGTACCTTCCCGACCGAGTGCTCCCGCTATCGACCACCGTCCCAACAGACATTGCATCCGTTATTGACCAAGAAATCGATGAGATTCAGGAACTGATGGACGAAGGGGCCACCGACGAGGCACGGAATAAGCTGAAAGCGTTGGACTCCGTGGAACGAGGCTTGGCTGATGACGGTGACACGCCAGATCACTCTGAATTGACTACAAAGCTGGAAGCAGTTGATGACGACCAAGACCTAGAGGATATTTTCCCGAGTACATTCGCGGCTCTTACTGACGGAGTAGATTCTGGCGGCGGAGTTCGAATCAATCTTGGGTCCGATGATCCTGGCCTCCCCGCGCAGTATGTCCCTGAAGACGAGATTGATGAGGATGATGATGTCTATTTATTTACTGAGAAGAATATTCACGGTAGATATCCCTTCAACCCGATGCAGTTCAAAAAACAGGTGAATTCAGAACTTAGTGAAGACTGTGACTGGAAGGGTGAACTTAGCTTACCAAGGCTGAAGTCGATATTGGTAGAGATGGGGCTCTGGGAACAAGAAAAATTCCATCAATCAGAACTGCCACTTGGCGCGGGGGACACACGACCTGGCTATAGTCCAAGTTGCGTAGATAGTGTCGTTGAAGCGATTGAGGCAGGTGAAATTGTGGTTGAGGATGCATGGGAAGCAAATAAAGCCGAATTTGGGTACTAG
- a CDS encoding DUF4365 domain-containing protein, with the protein MTERSPHHVVDRRGIGQLEKDLSPYVVNALENDYGLDFEVALTEEPSSDEDTDQQQLTGDHFYIQLKSSSGFDNDDSVHHDLKTSHISQYLAEPLPVVLAIYDDEYEGIYWRIVQEFVWDDLNEDTPNWREKQDYARIRVPRSQKITDYERLERAVKRTSNRITRQESRGLNIGDGIQFTPDDITELQNQTESERTSYRGHRLVEARLHLKRGRFEQAQEAVEEVSDSAHEDRAKISALLMQILMLNPGNADEAFQIAELGAEAEGIARDLDRETDANIAAVHKHIGGLSVILKRREEMVAVDIVQDTDELSVPEYPFIRSLSERELLTHELQAATEINTILAELLENKEYYAYATCLSPIIDYVMRRTSLAIDSPHGDEPPNEVHPLVDQATQLADLLNEPETEFNLRKSVGLYHYFVMSDPDTATGFLTDARDLAKGFDDEVLIQDAEENLQRIEDNPDPHSHDNDSDQQSNDRDLKEQTKRMLEIQGIDVDETSRSVNDNQLDTRDIVADAARRGVEDADPEPYHRHCEHLHLSYHPSQLGKLTGVTSIGTKTLWCQHGGGMMGSNLESLFNTFEEQHCAGCEHHCPRPDDWEYTDEFAQNQVDDPDFQAYLKTQRESPTPGNMGDEQS; encoded by the coding sequence ATGACCGAACGGAGCCCCCACCACGTCGTTGACCGTCGAGGAATCGGACAACTCGAAAAAGACCTGAGCCCGTATGTCGTTAACGCTTTAGAAAACGACTATGGGCTCGACTTTGAGGTAGCACTCACCGAAGAGCCATCCAGCGATGAGGACACCGACCAGCAGCAACTCACGGGCGATCATTTCTACATTCAGCTTAAGTCTTCCAGCGGGTTCGATAACGACGACAGCGTTCACCACGATCTCAAGACTTCGCACATCTCACAATACCTGGCCGAACCTCTCCCCGTCGTGCTCGCTATTTACGATGATGAGTATGAGGGGATTTACTGGCGTATCGTACAGGAATTCGTATGGGACGACCTCAACGAGGATACCCCGAATTGGCGGGAGAAACAAGATTACGCTCGTATTCGGGTTCCACGGTCGCAGAAAATCACTGATTACGAACGCCTTGAGAGAGCCGTTAAACGAACGAGTAACCGAATTACACGTCAGGAATCGAGAGGGTTGAATATTGGCGACGGAATCCAATTCACTCCAGATGATATTACTGAATTACAAAATCAGACGGAGAGCGAACGTACGAGTTACCGCGGGCACAGGCTTGTTGAAGCTCGATTGCATCTAAAGCGCGGACGATTTGAGCAAGCGCAAGAGGCAGTAGAAGAGGTCAGCGATTCAGCGCATGAAGACCGGGCGAAAATCAGCGCGTTGCTGATGCAGATCCTGATGTTAAATCCTGGAAACGCGGACGAAGCCTTCCAAATCGCTGAACTTGGAGCTGAAGCCGAAGGCATTGCACGCGACCTTGACCGGGAGACTGATGCGAACATCGCAGCTGTCCACAAGCATATCGGCGGGTTATCCGTGATTCTCAAACGACGCGAGGAGATGGTTGCGGTGGATATCGTACAAGACACTGATGAACTCAGCGTGCCGGAATACCCGTTCATCCGTTCGTTAAGCGAGCGAGAACTGCTCACTCACGAACTCCAAGCAGCTACAGAAATCAACACTATACTCGCTGAGCTACTCGAAAACAAGGAGTACTACGCATATGCGACGTGCCTGTCACCAATTATTGATTATGTGATGCGCCGTACCTCGTTAGCTATCGATTCACCGCATGGTGACGAGCCCCCAAACGAGGTACACCCACTCGTTGACCAAGCAACACAGCTCGCCGACTTACTAAATGAGCCAGAGACTGAGTTCAATCTGCGAAAAAGTGTTGGCCTCTACCATTACTTCGTTATGTCAGACCCGGACACGGCAACGGGATTCCTGACGGATGCTCGTGACCTCGCCAAAGGGTTCGACGATGAGGTACTCATTCAAGATGCTGAAGAAAACCTACAGCGAATCGAAGACAATCCGGACCCGCACTCCCATGACAACGATTCCGACCAGCAATCCAACGACCGTGATTTGAAGGAACAGACAAAACGTATGCTCGAAATACAGGGCATCGACGTGGACGAAACGAGTAGGTCAGTGAATGACAACCAACTGGACACACGAGATATTGTTGCCGATGCAGCCCGACGTGGTGTTGAGGATGCCGATCCGGAACCGTACCACCGGCACTGCGAACATCTCCATCTGTCATACCACCCATCTCAATTGGGGAAACTAACCGGAGTCACTTCGATTGGGACAAAAACACTGTGGTGTCAGCACGGCGGTGGGATGATGGGGAGCAATCTTGAATCCTTGTTCAATACATTTGAAGAACAGCACTGCGCCGGGTGCGAACATCATTGTCCACGACCGGACGACTGGGAGTACACAGACGAATTTGCTCAAAACCAAGTGGACGATCCAGATTTCCAAGCGTACCTCAAGACACAACGTGAATCGCCCACCCCTGGTAACATGGGTGACGAACAATCCTGA
- a CDS encoding transposase, protein MLEETRHYYASETETLVRQLQDTKLEHWFRDPTPDTIVTDGEGFPPVQVIARELRSKTFKYLRLKRDSSTEVTKDASLRVLIAAANGNGFVNDAAKNLKYKPFYDDGDIPTGQNLTHHLRKSSRESVLRMFREANEELFDIAARHDYFPDSAEVAIDITDWPFYGDNESNEFIRGTKPGRNYSWAWKYITLALVGTDTPLILVVLPVKDKSKTPEYIRRMLRLARQHLSIGRVYLDAGTEFYNSDTISTITEQGLELVMQGRKSGKTVKHFLNGMARADLRSSYYPYGVGSLDEDSYYAVGLKSDKTVKLRQSDADEPMDDYTYFYTNLHSEEIPPEELGEAYRRRWGIETDFRVIKEEFLAKCGSRNPALRAFYFNFAAHLFNIWTVANILRAEETGEALSEGKQLTAGELMQAIEDDPRDLRLPTEPPETKQIFGDIADAEWASSDAD, encoded by the coding sequence ATGCTCGAAGAAACGCGGCACTACTACGCGAGCGAGACTGAAACGCTGGTTCGGCAGTTGCAGGACACGAAGCTCGAACACTGGTTCCGCGACCCGACGCCGGACACGATAGTCACGGACGGCGAAGGGTTCCCGCCGGTTCAGGTCATCGCTCGGGAGCTCCGCTCGAAGACGTTCAAGTACCTCCGCCTGAAGCGCGACAGCAGTACAGAGGTGACGAAGGACGCGTCGCTCCGGGTGCTCATCGCCGCCGCGAACGGGAACGGCTTCGTCAACGACGCCGCGAAGAACCTCAAGTACAAGCCATTCTACGACGACGGCGACATTCCGACGGGGCAGAACCTCACGCACCACCTTCGGAAGTCCTCACGGGAGTCCGTCTTGCGGATGTTCCGGGAGGCAAACGAGGAACTCTTCGATATCGCCGCCCGGCACGACTACTTTCCCGACAGCGCGGAGGTAGCTATTGACATCACGGACTGGCCGTTCTACGGCGACAACGAAAGCAACGAGTTCATTCGCGGGACGAAGCCGGGGCGGAACTACTCGTGGGCGTGGAAGTACATCACGCTGGCTCTCGTCGGGACTGACACGCCGCTGATTCTGGTCGTGCTCCCGGTCAAAGACAAGAGCAAGACGCCAGAGTACATCCGTCGGATGCTCCGGCTGGCCAGGCAACACCTGAGTATCGGCCGTGTCTACCTTGACGCGGGGACGGAGTTCTACAACTCGGACACGATTTCGACTATCACCGAGCAGGGGCTGGAACTGGTGATGCAGGGCCGCAAGTCGGGGAAGACGGTCAAACACTTCCTGAACGGAATGGCGCGTGCCGATCTGCGGTCGTCGTACTACCCCTACGGCGTCGGCTCCCTCGACGAAGACAGCTATTACGCGGTCGGGCTGAAGTCGGACAAGACGGTGAAACTGCGGCAGTCAGACGCTGATGAGCCGATGGACGACTACACGTACTTCTACACGAACCTGCATTCCGAAGAGATCCCGCCGGAAGAGTTGGGTGAGGCGTACCGCCGTCGGTGGGGCATCGAGACGGACTTCCGCGTGATCAAGGAGGAGTTCCTCGCCAAGTGTGGGTCTCGAAACCCGGCGCTTCGGGCGTTCTATTTCAACTTCGCGGCGCACCTCTTCAACATCTGGACGGTGGCGAACATCCTCCGCGCTGAGGAAACGGGTGAAGCCCTGAGCGAGGGGAAGCAACTGACCGCTGGTGAGCTGATGCAGGCCATCGAGGACGACCCGCGCGATCTTCGCCTTCCGACCGAACCACCAGAGACCAAGCAGATATTTGGAGATATAGCCGATGCTGAGTGGGCCTCGTCAGACGCCGATTGA
- a CDS encoding FaeA/PapI family transcriptional regulator yields the protein MDDKERNEHGRYKPEHSDEEFIRAVAEHEPAGTKEVADELGIARQGADYRLRRLEENGKVSKKKVGNSLVWTVEQE from the coding sequence ATGGACGACAAGGAGCGGAACGAGCACGGACGATACAAGCCCGAACACTCCGATGAGGAGTTTATTCGTGCTGTTGCAGAGCACGAGCCAGCGGGAACGAAGGAAGTAGCAGATGAACTTGGAATTGCCCGACAGGGGGCGGACTACCGTCTGCGGCGTCTCGAAGAGAATGGAAAGGTCTCGAAGAAGAAGGTCGGCAATTCTCTGGTTTGGACGGTTGAACAGGAGTAG
- a CDS encoding twin-arginine translocation signal domain-containing protein translates to MTEFESDQIEGIARPAVTDGGQSNYDLDTLDAIIEENLWQAARDGLDDDAVADLLLRHRDGVVGNGLDDHVGLKREVATDGGVSRRKFLGTAAAATAGVPIVSGEGSAESTDEVHESPDLSNDYPNTRRMKGGTGHPLTGIYAPETWSRSTRAESEDFGGVTELEFYQHALQWGMGISLKIRKGDVETSISLDVDRAEMLGRWLIEAARDTKQWRAENPEAWNYEMDTSDNVADRIDEPAVGEGELGSDRLKTPAQLAATLSEVADADQ, encoded by the coding sequence ATGACCGAATTCGAGTCCGACCAAATTGAAGGCATCGCTCGCCCTGCCGTCACCGACGGAGGGCAAAGTAACTACGACCTCGATACCCTGGACGCGATCATCGAGGAGAACCTGTGGCAGGCCGCCCGCGACGGGCTGGATGACGACGCAGTGGCCGACTTACTCCTCCGCCACCGTGACGGCGTGGTGGGCAACGGCCTCGATGACCACGTCGGTCTCAAGCGCGAGGTCGCCACAGACGGCGGCGTGTCTCGGCGGAAGTTCCTCGGAACGGCCGCGGCCGCCACTGCTGGTGTCCCGATTGTCAGCGGTGAAGGGTCGGCGGAATCCACCGACGAGGTCCACGAATCGCCCGACCTGAGCAACGACTACCCGAACACGCGCCGGATGAAGGGCGGTACCGGCCATCCGCTCACCGGGATCTATGCCCCGGAGACCTGGAGTAGATCGACGCGAGCTGAGTCCGAAGACTTCGGCGGCGTCACGGAGCTGGAGTTCTACCAGCACGCGCTCCAGTGGGGGATGGGAATCAGCCTGAAAATCAGGAAAGGAGACGTTGAAACGTCTATCTCCCTCGATGTTGACCGCGCTGAAATGCTCGGGCGCTGGCTCATCGAGGCCGCCCGCGACACCAAGCAGTGGCGGGCGGAGAACCCCGAAGCGTGGAACTACGAGATGGACACCAGCGACAACGTGGCCGACCGAATCGACGAGCCTGCTGTGGGCGAAGGTGAGTTGGGAAGCGACCGGTTGAAGACGCCGGCACAACTGGCGGCGACTCTGTCGGAGGTGGCCGATGCAGACCAGTGA
- a CDS encoding VanZ family protein produces MAGKYRLPIPLAPTWVRWLGVLTGATILFYFSIVQAVPQPPRGVTALWDKQLHFAGYAGLGLAIAYATATIRSRRRRFLLILGGAIAYGVLIELLQAPLPNRYYSPTDMLANTIGALLATSWLLLEDYIQYVPLQSANRKRIPPR; encoded by the coding sequence ATGGCTGGAAAATATCGGCTTCCGATTCCGTTGGCACCCACGTGGGTGCGCTGGCTGGGAGTGCTCACTGGCGCCACCATCCTCTTTTATTTTTCAATCGTGCAGGCGGTCCCGCAACCCCCGCGTGGCGTCACCGCCCTCTGGGACAAGCAACTCCATTTCGCGGGGTACGCCGGCCTCGGCCTCGCCATCGCCTACGCCACCGCAACTATTAGGTCACGGCGCCGCCGTTTTCTCCTGATTCTTGGTGGGGCAATTGCGTACGGCGTCCTCATCGAACTCCTCCAAGCCCCACTCCCCAATCGCTACTACAGTCCGACCGACATGCTCGCCAACACCATCGGCGCCCTCCTCGCCACCAGCTGGCTCCTCCTCGAAGACTACATCCAGTACGTCCCCCTCCAATCAGCAAACAGAAAACGTATCCCCCCTCGCTGA
- a CDS encoding DUF4330 family protein — protein MPVIDDDGRLFGVINVIDALVVLLVIAVLAAGVALINPFANPQEESRYATVDLGTQPDYVAAQISSGDKLAPNTPGNLTVTDVYYSPTQDGDVRVIARVLLRGTLTQDPQRFQYAGRTLGAGNELTIQTPNYTVSGTITRLNQTGATLQTRDATVQLRTTVSADIADSISTGDTVVAAGRQVATVTAVTITPTSNPAQHHVTVRATMQVYAGDTQPQFANQSITLGANVPLTTTEYSVTGQVTQLGTTGLNLTTTDVVMETTVATTTAQALSAGDTYRIHNTTVAEVTSIQVYPTGNPTQKRALIGLSLRTVIQDGTPTFAGAPVKLGTTIPLRTPAYDISGSIVRVRSQTPPGTVTNTTVRIQIEGIAPTIADGLHVGMTETQDGTTYARLTAMHTEPAIVILRSESGQIYKRAHPVKQDVYLTATLRTRQTDTGLTFHARSLQEGTQIVLDLGSITIRGTVTNIQ, from the coding sequence ATGCCGGTAATTGACGACGACGGCCGCCTCTTCGGCGTCATCAACGTCATCGACGCACTCGTCGTACTACTCGTAATAGCCGTGCTCGCAGCCGGCGTCGCCCTCATCAACCCCTTCGCCAACCCCCAAGAAGAATCCCGGTATGCAACAGTTGATCTAGGGACCCAACCCGACTACGTGGCAGCGCAGATCTCGAGTGGCGACAAGTTAGCGCCGAACACTCCAGGGAATCTGACGGTTACTGACGTCTACTACTCGCCCACCCAGGACGGCGACGTTCGCGTTATCGCCCGCGTCCTCTTACGCGGGACGCTCACCCAAGATCCACAGCGGTTCCAGTATGCTGGCCGGACACTCGGCGCCGGCAACGAGTTGACGATTCAGACACCGAACTACACGGTGTCGGGGACGATCACCCGGCTCAATCAAACCGGTGCCACACTCCAAACGCGCGACGCGACCGTGCAGCTCAGGACGACGGTGTCGGCGGATATCGCTGATTCGATTAGCACTGGGGATACGGTGGTGGCGGCCGGGCGGCAGGTGGCGACGGTGACCGCAGTCACAATTACGCCGACGAGTAATCCCGCCCAACACCACGTTACGGTGCGTGCGACGATGCAGGTGTACGCGGGCGACACCCAACCACAGTTTGCCAACCAATCGATTACGCTCGGCGCCAATGTCCCGCTCACAACCACCGAGTATTCGGTCACCGGGCAGGTCACCCAGCTGGGGACGACCGGCCTGAACCTGACGACGACCGATGTGGTTATGGAGACGACGGTGGCAACGACGACGGCCCAAGCGCTGTCGGCGGGCGACACCTATCGCATCCACAATACCACTGTCGCCGAAGTGACGTCCATCCAGGTGTACCCCACCGGAAATCCCACTCAAAAACGCGCCCTCATCGGACTATCGCTGCGCACAGTCATCCAGGATGGGACGCCGACGTTCGCCGGCGCACCCGTCAAACTCGGCACCACCATCCCCCTGCGCACACCCGCCTACGACATCAGTGGAAGTATTGTCCGGGTTAGGAGTCAGACGCCGCCAGGGACAGTAACGAACACGACGGTACGCATCCAAATTGAGGGGATCGCGCCGACGATCGCTGATGGGCTCCACGTGGGGATGACCGAAACCCAGGACGGCACCACATACGCCCGGCTCACCGCCATGCACACCGAACCAGCAATCGTCATCCTCCGGAGCGAGAGCGGCCAAATCTACAAACGCGCCCACCCCGTCAAACAAGACGTCTACCTCACTGCAACCCTCCGGACGCGACAAACCGACACCGGGCTGACCTTCCATGCACGCTCCCTCCAAGAAGGCACCCAGATCGTGCTTGACCTCGGGTCGATCACCATCCGCGGCACCGTCACCAACATCCAGTAA
- a CDS encoding sugar transferase, translating to MVSSGGYRVVSAGGTIAATLAALLLANLHAVQLVITTTIPLVRRLHPTTLQGPAFGIATLTTILAVGIAVAPLYKPQPRRILNVVYHTHRRVLLAGLALATIGYFDYTYRLPRTTLLLTISILLVVLPVWFVMIRRRPDGNGTRTLIIGDDADEIERVYTALAEDPVGYVGPVLMQADGGTTTTADQAPIESDASVGAHGRVGGLSRLADVITAYEIDRAAFAFEHTDRGEFFGALGTCHDHGVDAVIRRDRADSVLIADQPGNELVEIDVEPWDWQDRAIKRLFDLTFAISALLVLLPVILVIAAAIKLDDGGAILYEQERTAELGETFPVYKFRSMQPRSASVEPGEEADRVTRVGRLLRKTHLDEIPQLWSILVGDMSVVGPRAVWTDEEYLLEADVAQWRQRWFVKPGLTGLAQINDVSSENPTAKLRYDVDYIRNQSLRYDVAIVVRQLWKVFVDAVTFLRGEDPDADD from the coding sequence ATGGTTTCAAGCGGCGGCTATCGCGTTGTAAGTGCTGGTGGTACCATTGCCGCCACGCTTGCTGCGCTCCTCCTCGCCAACCTCCACGCCGTCCAACTCGTCATCACCACTACTATCCCACTTGTTCGTCGACTTCACCCCACAACACTCCAGGGCCCCGCATTCGGTATCGCCACACTCACCACCATTCTAGCGGTCGGCATTGCCGTTGCACCCCTGTATAAACCGCAGCCGCGTCGCATCCTGAATGTCGTCTATCACACCCACCGCCGCGTTCTCCTCGCCGGCTTGGCGCTGGCGACCATCGGCTACTTCGACTACACCTACCGCCTCCCCCGCACCACCTTGCTATTGACTATCAGTATCCTGCTTGTGGTCCTGCCGGTGTGGTTTGTCATGATTCGTCGTCGTCCCGACGGCAATGGCACCCGCACCCTCATCATCGGCGACGACGCCGACGAAATCGAACGGGTGTACACAGCGCTTGCTGAGGACCCGGTTGGGTACGTCGGCCCTGTCCTCATGCAAGCTGACGGCGGCACCACAACCACCGCCGACCAGGCGCCCATTGAGTCGGATGCGTCAGTGGGGGCGCATGGCCGGGTTGGTGGGCTGTCCCGGCTCGCAGACGTCATCACCGCCTACGAGATCGATCGCGCGGCATTCGCCTTCGAACACACGGACCGCGGCGAATTCTTCGGCGCGCTCGGCACCTGTCACGACCACGGCGTTGACGCCGTTATCCGCCGCGACCGCGCCGACAGCGTCCTCATCGCCGACCAACCCGGCAACGAGCTTGTAGAAATCGATGTCGAACCCTGGGACTGGCAAGACCGCGCCATCAAACGCCTCTTCGACCTCACCTTTGCAATTTCGGCGCTGCTTGTGCTCTTGCCAGTTATCCTCGTGATTGCCGCCGCCATCAAACTCGACGACGGCGGGGCAATACTGTATGAACAGGAGCGCACGGCGGAGCTCGGGGAAACCTTCCCCGTGTACAAGTTCCGGAGTATGCAGCCACGGAGTGCATCCGTCGAACCAGGGGAAGAAGCAGATCGTGTCACACGGGTTGGTCGGCTCTTGCGGAAAACGCACCTGGATGAGATTCCGCAGCTCTGGTCGATCCTGGTGGGTGATATGAGTGTTGTTGGGCCGCGCGCGGTGTGGACCGACGAGGAATACCTCTTGGAGGCCGACGTCGCCCAATGGCGCCAGCGCTGGTTCGTCAAACCCGGTCTAACAGGGCTTGCCCAAATCAATGATGTGTCCAGTGAGAATCCCACGGCGAAATTACGATACGACGTCGACTACATCCGGAACCAATCACTCCGCTACGACGTCGCCATCGTCGTTCGCCAACTCTGGAAGGTCTTCGTCGACGCCGTCACTTTCCTTCGTGGTGAGGATCCGGACGCTGACGATTAA